In Agelaius phoeniceus isolate bAgePho1 chromosome 14, bAgePho1.hap1, whole genome shotgun sequence, a single genomic region encodes these proteins:
- the NALF2 gene encoding NALCN channel auxiliary factor 2 has product MIRGAWMSPRGGAAGGAVCCAPRRSDKPVADPERAQKWRLSLASLLFFTVLLSDHLWLCAGAKLRARERPRGRGPRALLAAEPAGGGGGGSCEALLGNLSRGPGGPCPAARGDLDSACARLLAPQRPRAPGAPLRSPPAAAAAAAAAAPFFASPSSKRTFLQAYFRNFNLSFCDTYTIWDLLREMAGPDGLDCSLDNLMVDLVVAAAGALDGEACSSCVQAYQRLDQHAQEKYEEFDLLLEKYLQSEEYSVRSCLTDCKAVYKAWLCSEYFNVTQQQCRQRIPCKQYCLEVQTRCPFVLPDNDELIYGGLPGFICTGLLENQLPDEEAKCCEVQWDSCEHPPDSNEDTSPKSTASESLHFHRHDPHLHHQRQNHYHLYHHHHHQYHQYHQPRSPSLLPVSAGSRLGSSRIRLCVLVLMLLHTMVSFSSVHGGAGGLGLEAPPALEESVARDE; this is encoded by the exons ATGATCCGCGGCGCCTGGATGTCCCCCCGCGGGGGCGCCGCCGGCGGGGCCGTGTGCTGCGCGCCGCGCCGCAGCGACAAGCCGGTGGCCGACCCCGAGCGGGCGCAGAAATGGCGCCTGTCGCTCGCCTCGCTCCTCTTTTTCACCGTGCTCCTCTCCGACCATCTGTGGCTCTGCGCCGGGGCCAAGCTGCGGGcgcgggagcggccgcggggccgcgggcCGCGGGCGCTGCTGGCGGCCGAgccggcgggcggcggcggcggcggcagctgcGAGGCCCTGCTGGGCAACCTGAgccgcggccccggcgggccctgccccgccgcccgcgGGGACCTGGACTCGGCGTGCGCCCGGCTGCTCGCCCCGCAGCGCCCGCGGGCCCCCGGCGCGCCCCTGCGCtcgccccccgccgccgccgccgccgccgccgccgccgcgcccttCTTCGCCTCGCCCTCCTCCAAAAGGACCTTCCTGCAGGCTTACTTCAGGAACTTCAACCTCTCCTTTTGTGATACTTACACGATCTGGGACCTGCTGCGGGAGATGGCCGGCCCCGACGGCCTGGACTGCAGCCTGGACAACCTGATGGTGGACCTGGTGGTGGCGGCGGCCGGGGCGCTGGACGGGGAGGCCTGTAGCAGCTGCGTCCAGGCGTACCAGCGGCTGGACCAACACGCTCAGGAAAAATACGAGGAGTTCGACCTCTTGCTGGAGAAGTACTTGCAATCGGAAGAGTACTCGGTCAGATCCTGCCTGACGGACTGCAAG GCTGTCTACAAGGCGTGGCTGTGCTCCGAGTACTTCAACGTGACCCAGCAGCAGTGCCGGCAGCGGATCCCATGCAAGCAATACTGCCTGGAGGTGCAGACCAGGTGCCCCTTCGTGTTACCGGACAATGATGAGCTGATCTATGGAGGTTTGCCTGGCTTCATCTGTACGG ggctgctggagaacCAGCTGCCCGACGAGGAGGCCAAGTGCTGCGAGGTGCAATGGGACTCCTGCGAGCACCCCCCAGACAGCAACGAGGACACATCCCCCAAATCCACGGCGTCAGAGTCGCTCCATTTCCACCGCCACGACCCCCACCTCCATCACCAGAGGCAGAACCACTACCACCtctaccaccaccaccaccaccagtaCCACCAGTACCACCAGCCTCGCTCCCCGTCCTTGCTGCCGGTCTCTGCGGGGTCTCGCCTCGGCAGCAGCAGGATCAGACTGTGCGTGCTGGTCCTGATGCTCCTCCACACCATGGTGTCCTTCTCGAGCGTGCACGGCGGCGCCGGGGGGCTCGGCCTGGAGGCCCCGCCCGCCCTGGAGGAGAGCGTGGCCCGGGACGAGTGA